Proteins encoded together in one Meiothermus sp. QL-1 window:
- a CDS encoding pyridoxal phosphate-dependent aminotransferase, which translates to MARLHPRTELSQESIFAQMSRLAAQHGAINLGQGFPSNPPPSFLLEAARRALGQADQYTPPTGLPRLREAVAADLEVEPTQVIITAGATEALFALAQALYGPGDEVVMLEPYFDVYLPQARLAGAQPVLVPLRLGERWELDLKALAEAITPRTKALLLNHPYNPTGSVFSHAEAEQIVALARRHDLWIVSDEVYDELYFGEPPVPFRTLAPERTFTVGSAGKRLEATGWRIGWIITPPGLAPQVAGMRQWSSFCSAAPLQAAVAEALPIARREGFYQQLRESYRKRKALLEGGLRALGLKTFSPAGTYFLTALLPGVEAEELVKKAGVAAIPGSAFYAKHPAPPGLYRFAFCKTEAEIEQALERLAHYLYRTGAAAHPGPPGLG; encoded by the coding sequence ATGGCCCGGCTTCACCCCCGCACCGAGCTTTCCCAGGAAAGCATCTTCGCCCAGATGAGCCGCCTGGCTGCCCAGCACGGCGCCATCAACCTGGGGCAGGGTTTCCCTTCCAACCCGCCGCCCAGTTTCTTGCTCGAAGCAGCCCGGCGCGCCCTGGGTCAGGCCGACCAGTACACACCCCCCACAGGGCTGCCCCGCCTGCGCGAGGCGGTGGCCGCAGACCTCGAGGTCGAGCCCACCCAGGTCATCATCACCGCCGGGGCCACCGAGGCCCTTTTCGCCCTGGCCCAGGCCCTCTACGGCCCCGGCGACGAGGTGGTGATGCTGGAGCCCTACTTCGACGTCTACCTCCCCCAGGCCCGCCTGGCCGGGGCCCAGCCGGTGCTGGTGCCGCTGCGCCTTGGCGAGCGGTGGGAGCTGGACCTGAAGGCCCTGGCCGAGGCCATCACCCCGAGGACGAAGGCCCTTCTGCTGAACCACCCCTACAACCCCACCGGCTCGGTCTTCTCCCACGCCGAGGCCGAGCAAATCGTGGCCCTGGCCCGCCGGCACGACCTATGGATTGTGAGCGACGAGGTCTACGACGAGCTCTACTTCGGCGAGCCGCCCGTCCCGTTCCGCACGCTGGCCCCTGAGCGCACCTTTACCGTGGGCTCGGCAGGCAAGCGGCTCGAGGCCACCGGCTGGCGCATCGGCTGGATCATCACCCCCCCGGGCCTGGCCCCCCAGGTGGCCGGCATGCGCCAGTGGTCCAGCTTCTGCTCAGCGGCCCCGCTGCAGGCCGCGGTGGCCGAGGCCCTGCCCATCGCCCGCCGGGAGGGGTTCTACCAGCAGCTCCGCGAAAGCTATCGAAAGCGCAAAGCGCTGCTCGAGGGAGGCCTCCGGGCCCTGGGGCTCAAAACCTTCTCCCCTGCCGGCACCTACTTCCTCACCGCCCTTCTGCCCGGGGTAGAGGCCGAGGAGCTGGTGAAGAAAGCTGGGGTAGCGGCCATCCCCGGCTCGGCCTTCTACGCAAAACACCCGGCCCCCCCGGGCCTCTACCGCTTCGCCTTCTGCAAGACCGAGGCCGAGATCGAGCAGGCCCTGGAGCGCCTGGCCCACTACCTGTACCGCACGGGGGCTGCGGCTCACCCTGGGCCACCGGGGTTGGGCTAA
- the pdhA gene encoding pyruvate dehydrogenase (acetyl-transferring) E1 component subunit alpha — protein sequence MDTVQYLDDTGRPLQALPLGPEELIQGYRALRRARHFDEKAVLLQRQGRLGVYPPFRGQEAAQVGVALCLRAEHDWLLPSYRETAAALTFGMPIHKLILSWRADPAGWGAPPGVNMVQFYIPIATQIPQAAGVAYAQRLLGKDAVAAVFIGDGGTSEGDFHEGLNFAAVFSAPLLVVVQNNGWAISVPTRKQMKVERIALRAQGYGIPGVVVDGNDLVAVWSVAKAAVERARRGEGPTLIEALTYRVAPHTTSDDPSRYRSEEEARRWEARDPIRRMKNCLLHLGLWSEEEEARLNEELEAEFEAELALADRAPEPRPWEIVEQVYQEMQPDQLAAWRYLRGEA from the coding sequence GTGGACACAGTTCAGTACCTGGACGATACCGGCCGGCCCCTGCAGGCCCTGCCCCTGGGCCCCGAAGAGCTCATACAGGGCTACCGGGCCCTGCGCCGGGCCCGGCACTTCGACGAGAAGGCCGTGCTCCTGCAACGGCAGGGGCGGCTTGGGGTCTATCCCCCCTTCCGCGGCCAGGAGGCGGCCCAGGTGGGGGTGGCCCTCTGCCTGCGGGCTGAACATGACTGGCTTTTGCCCAGCTACCGCGAGACGGCCGCCGCCCTCACCTTTGGCATGCCCATCCACAAGCTCATTCTGAGCTGGCGGGCCGACCCGGCAGGCTGGGGGGCCCCTCCGGGGGTGAACATGGTGCAGTTCTACATCCCCATCGCCACCCAGATCCCCCAGGCCGCAGGGGTGGCCTACGCCCAACGGCTTTTGGGCAAGGATGCGGTGGCCGCGGTTTTCATCGGCGATGGCGGCACCTCGGAGGGCGACTTCCACGAGGGGCTCAATTTTGCCGCGGTGTTCAGCGCCCCCCTGCTGGTGGTGGTGCAGAACAACGGCTGGGCCATCAGCGTGCCCACCCGGAAGCAGATGAAGGTTGAGCGCATCGCCCTGCGGGCCCAGGGCTACGGCATCCCTGGGGTGGTGGTGGACGGCAACGACCTGGTAGCGGTCTGGAGCGTGGCCAAAGCCGCCGTGGAGCGGGCCCGGCGGGGCGAGGGCCCCACCCTGATCGAGGCCCTCACCTACCGTGTGGCCCCCCACACCACCTCGGACGACCCCAGCCGCTACCGCAGCGAGGAGGAAGCCCGCCGCTGGGAGGCGCGCGACCCCATCCGGCGGATGAAAAACTGCCTGCTGCACCTGGGGCTTTGGAGCGAGGAAGAGGAGGCGCGATTGAACGAGGAGCTGGAGGCCGAGTTCGAGGCCGAGCTGGCCCTGGCCGACCGGGCCCCTGAGCCCAGGCCCTGGGAAATTGTGGAACAGGTCTACCAGGAGATGCAGCCCGACCAGCTCGCCGCCTGGCGCTACCTGAGGGGGGAAGCATGA
- a CDS encoding alpha-ketoacid dehydrogenase subunit beta, with protein MIAERETRVLNTVQAINEALDLALAKDPRVVLFGEDVGAMGGVFRASDGLQQKYGEKRVFDTPLAESAIVGFGIGLAMAGLRPIAEIQFAGFLYPALDQILSHLGRMRHRTRGRFTIPMVIRAPYGGGVRTPEQHADSPEALLCHVPGVKVVIPSSPERAKGLLLAAVEDPDPVFFLEAIKLYRGARSEVPEGYYTLPIGKARVVREGRAASLFCYGGMVEVCQKAAEVAAREGVELEVVDLETLVPLDTETLLESVRKTGRAVVVYEAMRTGGFGAEVAARIAEEALDYLQAPIVRVAGWDAPYPPFSAVENHYRPDAKRVLEAVRRVLTH; from the coding sequence ATGATTGCCGAGCGGGAAACGCGGGTACTGAACACCGTTCAGGCCATCAACGAGGCCCTAGACCTGGCCCTGGCTAAAGACCCCCGGGTGGTCCTCTTCGGCGAGGATGTGGGCGCCATGGGGGGGGTCTTCCGGGCCTCGGACGGCCTGCAGCAAAAGTACGGCGAGAAGCGGGTCTTTGACACCCCCCTGGCCGAGAGCGCCATCGTGGGCTTCGGGATTGGGCTGGCCATGGCCGGGCTGCGCCCCATTGCCGAGATTCAGTTCGCGGGGTTCCTCTACCCTGCCCTCGACCAAATCCTCTCCCACCTGGGCCGGATGCGCCACCGTACCCGGGGCCGCTTCACCATCCCCATGGTCATCCGGGCGCCCTACGGGGGGGGCGTGAGAACCCCTGAGCAGCACGCCGACAGCCCCGAGGCCCTGCTCTGCCACGTGCCGGGGGTGAAGGTGGTGATTCCCTCGAGCCCCGAGCGGGCCAAGGGCCTTCTGCTTGCAGCCGTCGAGGACCCCGACCCGGTCTTTTTCCTAGAGGCCATCAAGCTCTACCGCGGGGCCAGAAGCGAGGTGCCCGAGGGCTACTACACCCTGCCCATAGGCAAGGCCCGGGTGGTGCGGGAGGGCCGCGCGGCCAGCCTCTTTTGCTATGGAGGGATGGTGGAGGTCTGCCAGAAGGCCGCCGAGGTGGCAGCGCGAGAGGGGGTGGAGCTTGAAGTGGTGGACCTGGAAACCCTGGTACCCCTCGACACCGAGACCCTTCTGGAATCGGTCAGGAAGACTGGCCGCGCGGTGGTGGTCTACGAGGCCATGCGCACCGGCGGCTTCGGGGCCGAGGTTGCAGCCCGCATCGCCGAAGAAGCTCTGGACTACCTGCAGGCCCCCATCGTGCGGGTGGCTGGCTGGGACGCCCCATACCCACCTTTCAGTGCGGTAGAAAACCACTACCGCCCCGATGCCAAGCGGGTGCTGGAGGCAGTGCGGCGGGTGCTAACCCATTAG